A portion of the Salmo trutta chromosome 1, fSalTru1.1, whole genome shotgun sequence genome contains these proteins:
- the LOC115158863 gene encoding MAGUK p55 subfamily member 5-A isoform X1 — protein MITSHQNGGPGYVTEDPMGPENGTEGPGSGAKLQQRERAVDFPPGDRVVGTVSSMVQGSRCSAQMERMQQYQEELRRKREEDANKGKHEIDLNASLRLKKLAQNPAKTGIDNPTFEAPEAGKETKDGSPLPGGDTAAELEDLLEALRRVQSCLVDTQSQADVALVLGMLHKEDFQNAFTIHSAVTQQMQPRGSPPLPLTAQAQGLCLEVQYILQSSQHKEGVELSNLLTTPHLQALIQAHDRVAEQELEPDPEESVIQYMGETVKLVRLEKAGDMPLGATVRNEMDSVVVSRVVKGGTAERSGLLAEGDEILQINGVPVRGKNVNEVHDLLTEMHGTLTFLLIPSSQKKTPPHRETVMHVRAYFNYDPSDDPYVPCRELGLSFRKGDILHIISQDDPNWWQAYREGDENNQPLAGLVPGKSFQQQREAMKKTIVDRNPDSPGKLWCSKKNKKQRKKTIYNPSSNVDYSAHDILTYDEMALYHQPANRKRPIALIGPPNSGQDELRRRLLSIQPDRFATAVPHTTRSPRIHEKNGREYHFVNRLAFETDDAAGKFIESGEYDRNLYGTSSDSVRQVINSGRICLLCLHTKSLRVLWSSNLKPYVIFLAPPSQERLRTLLAKDGKNPKPEELKELMEKAWEMEQAYGHLFDTAIVNSEPETAFHELLRLIDKLDTEPQWVPSSWLC, from the exons ATGATCACTTCTCACCAGAACGGAGGACCCGGATATGTAACAGAGGACCCAATGGGGCCTGAAAATGGCACGGAGGGTCCTGGGAGTGGAGCCaagctgcagcagagagagagggctgtgGATTTCCCCCCTGGGGACAGGGTGGTGGGGACTGTTAGCAGCATGGTGCAGGGTTCCCGCTGCAGCGCCCAGATGGAGAGGATGCAGCAGTACCAGGAAGAGTTGAGGAGGAAGCGGGAGGAGGATGCCAACAAAGGGAAGCATGAAATCGATCTCAACGCCTCGCTCAGGCTCAAGAAGTTGGCCCAGAACCCAGCCAAGACGGGTATTGACAACCCCACATTCGAAGCGCCAGAGGCAGGCAAGGAGACCAAGGATGGGAGCCCCCTGCCTGGTGGGGACACGGCTGCGG AGCTGGAAGATCTGCTGGAGGCCCTACGACGGGTGCAGAGCTGCCTAGTGGACACCCAATCGCAGGCCGACGTGGCCCTGGTGTTGGGCATGCTGCACAAGGAGGACTTCCAGAACGCCTTCACCATCCACAGTGCCGTGACCCAGCAGATGCAGCCGCGCGGCAGCCCGCCCTTGCCCCTCACCGCCCAGGCCCAGGGCCTCTGCCTGGAG gtgCAATACATTCTCCAGTCCAGTCAACATAAAGAGGGTGTAGAGCTCAGCAACCTACTCACCACTCCCCACCTCCAG GCTCTGATACAGGCCCATGACAGGGTGGCGGAGCAGGAGTTGGAGCCGGACCCAGAAGAGAGTGTGATTCAGTACATGGGAGAGACCGTCAAACTGGTGCGACTGGAGAAGGCTGGTGACATGCCTCTG GGAGCCACAGTTCGTAACGAGATGGACAGCGTGGTGGTGAGTCGCGTGGTGAAGGGCGGGACAGCCGAGCGGAGCGGACTACTGGCCGAGGGAGATGAGATCCTGCAGATCAACGGTGTGCCCGTCCGTGGGAAAAACGTCAATGAGGTCCATGACCTTCTG ACGGAGATGCATGGCACTTTGACCTTCCTTCTCATCCCCAGCTCTCAGAAGAAAACTCCCCCACACAGAGAGACGGTG ATGCACGTGAGGGCGTATTTTAACTACGACCCGTCTGATGACCCGTACGTGCCGTGCAGGGAGCTGGGCCTGTCCTTCCGGAAGGGAGACATCCTCCACATTATCAGCCAGGACGACCCCAACTGGTGGCAGGCCTACCGGGAGGGAGATGAGAACAACCAGCCCCTAGCCGGGCTAGTACCAG GGAAGAGCTTCCAGCAGCAGAGAGAAGCTATGAAGAAAACCATTGTGGACAGGAATCCTGACAGCCCAG GGAAGCTTTGGTGTTCAAAGAAGAACAAAAAGCAGAGGAAGAAAACCATTTACAACCCCAGCAGCAACGTTG ACTACTCCGCCCATGACATCCTGACCTATGATGAGATGGCGCTCTACCACCAGCCGGCCAATCGCAAGCGACCTATCGCCCTGATTGGTCCGCCCAACAGCGGGCAGGACGAGCTGCGGCGGAGGCTGCTGTCAATCCAGCCGGACAGATTCGCCACCGCCGTGCCAC ATACAACGAGAAGCCCACGGATACATGAGAAGAATGGGAGGGAGTACCACTTTGTGAACCGGCTGGCGTTTGAGACGGACGACGCAGCAGGGAAGTTCATCGAGTCTGGGGAGTATGACAGGAACTTGTACGGCACCAGCAGTGACTCGGTTCGACAGGTCATCAACTCAGGCAGGATCTGTCTGCTGTGCCTGCACACTAAG TCACTGCGGGTGCTGTGGTCCTCCAACCTCAAGCCCTATGTGATCTTCCTTGCTCCTCCCTCTCAGGAGCGATTGCGCACCCTGCTGGCCAAGGATGGCAAAAACCCAAAG CCAGAGGAACTGAAGGAGCTGATGGAGAAGGCCTGGGAGATGGAGCAGGCCTATGGCCACCTGTTTGACACCGCCATCGTTAACAGCGAGCCAGAAACAGCCTTCCACGAGCTGCTGCGGCTCATTGACAAGTTGGACACGGAGCCCCAGTGGGTGCCCTCCTCCTGGTtgtgctag
- the LOC115159090 gene encoding V-type proton ATPase subunit D yields the protein MSGKERIDVFPSRMAQTIMKARLKGAQTGRNLLKKKADALSMRFRQILRKIIETKTLMGEVMREAAFSLAEAKFAAGDFSTTVIQNVNKAKVKVRAKKDNVAGVTLPVFELYQEGGDSYELTGLARGGEQLSRLKRNYAKAVELLVELASLQTSFVTLDQAIKITNRRVNAIEHVIIPRIERTLSYIITELDEREREEFYRLKKIQEKKKQMRERTEKEIAIRLAKLGPIAEPSNMLTEETDEDLLFE from the exons GGCTCAGACCATCATGAAGGCCCGTCTGAAGGGGGCCCAGACCGGCAGGAACCTACTGAAGAAGAAGGCTGATGCTCTCTCCATGCGCTTCCGTCAGATCCTCCGCAAGATCATTGAG ACAAAGACCTTGATGGGCGAAGTGATGAGGGAGGCGGCCTTCTCTTTAGCTGAGGCGAAATTCGCTGCTGGTGACTTCAG CACCACTGTCATCCAGAATGTTAACAAGGCCAAGGTGAAGGTTCGGGCGAAGAAGGACAACGTGGCAG GGGTCACTCTACCTGTGTTTGAGCTCTACCAAGAAGGAGGGGACA GTTATGAGCTGACTGGTCTGGCCAGGGGAGGAGAGCAGCTCTCCAGGCTGAAGAGGAACTATGCTAAAGCAGTGGAGCTGCTAGTGGAGTTGGCCTCCTTACAG ACTTCCTTCGTCACACTGGATCAAGCCATCAAGATCACCAACCGCCGTGTGAATGCCATCGAGCATG TAATCATCCCCCGCATTGAGCGGACCCTCAGCTACATCATCACTGAGCTGGATGAGAGGGAACGAGAAGAGTTCTACAG GCTGAAGAAGATCCAGGAGAAGAAGAAGCAGATGAGGGAGAGGACTGAGAAGGAGATCGCCATCCGTCTGGCCAAGCTGGGCCCCATCGCTGAGCCGTCCAACATGCTGACGGAGGAAACAGACGAGGACCTGCTGTTCGAGTGA
- the LOC115158863 gene encoding MAGUK p55 subfamily member 5-A isoform X2 codes for MITSHQNGGPGYVTEDPMGPENGTEGPGSGAKLQQRERAVDFPPGDRVVGTVSSMVQGSRCSAQMERMQQYQEELRRKREEDANKGKHEIDLNASLRLKKLAQNPAKTGIDNPTFEAPEAGKETKDGSPLPGGDTAAELEDLLEALRRVQSCLVDTQSQADVALVLGMLHKEDFQNAFTIHSAVTQQMQPRGSPPLPLTAQAQGLCLEVQYILQSSQHKEGVELSNLLTTPHLQALIQAHDRVAEQELEPDPEESVIQYMGETVKLVRLEKAGDMPLGATVRNEMDSVVVSRVVKGGTAERSGLLAEGDEILQINGVPVRGKNVNEVHDLLTEMHGTLTFLLIPSSQKKTPPHRETVMHVRAYFNYDPSDDPYVPCRELGLSFRKGDILHIISQDDPNWWQAYREGDENNQPLAGLVPGKSFQQQREAMKKTIVDRNPDSPGKLWCSKKNKKQRKKTIYNPSSNVDYSAHDILTYDEMALYHQPANRKRPIALIGPPNSGQDELRRRLLSIQPDRFATAVPHTTRSPRIHEKNGREYHFVNRLAFETDDAAGKFIESGEYDRNLYGTSSDSVRQVINSGRICLLCLHTKERLRTLLAKDGKNPKPEELKELMEKAWEMEQAYGHLFDTAIVNSEPETAFHELLRLIDKLDTEPQWVPSSWLC; via the exons ATGATCACTTCTCACCAGAACGGAGGACCCGGATATGTAACAGAGGACCCAATGGGGCCTGAAAATGGCACGGAGGGTCCTGGGAGTGGAGCCaagctgcagcagagagagagggctgtgGATTTCCCCCCTGGGGACAGGGTGGTGGGGACTGTTAGCAGCATGGTGCAGGGTTCCCGCTGCAGCGCCCAGATGGAGAGGATGCAGCAGTACCAGGAAGAGTTGAGGAGGAAGCGGGAGGAGGATGCCAACAAAGGGAAGCATGAAATCGATCTCAACGCCTCGCTCAGGCTCAAGAAGTTGGCCCAGAACCCAGCCAAGACGGGTATTGACAACCCCACATTCGAAGCGCCAGAGGCAGGCAAGGAGACCAAGGATGGGAGCCCCCTGCCTGGTGGGGACACGGCTGCGG AGCTGGAAGATCTGCTGGAGGCCCTACGACGGGTGCAGAGCTGCCTAGTGGACACCCAATCGCAGGCCGACGTGGCCCTGGTGTTGGGCATGCTGCACAAGGAGGACTTCCAGAACGCCTTCACCATCCACAGTGCCGTGACCCAGCAGATGCAGCCGCGCGGCAGCCCGCCCTTGCCCCTCACCGCCCAGGCCCAGGGCCTCTGCCTGGAG gtgCAATACATTCTCCAGTCCAGTCAACATAAAGAGGGTGTAGAGCTCAGCAACCTACTCACCACTCCCCACCTCCAG GCTCTGATACAGGCCCATGACAGGGTGGCGGAGCAGGAGTTGGAGCCGGACCCAGAAGAGAGTGTGATTCAGTACATGGGAGAGACCGTCAAACTGGTGCGACTGGAGAAGGCTGGTGACATGCCTCTG GGAGCCACAGTTCGTAACGAGATGGACAGCGTGGTGGTGAGTCGCGTGGTGAAGGGCGGGACAGCCGAGCGGAGCGGACTACTGGCCGAGGGAGATGAGATCCTGCAGATCAACGGTGTGCCCGTCCGTGGGAAAAACGTCAATGAGGTCCATGACCTTCTG ACGGAGATGCATGGCACTTTGACCTTCCTTCTCATCCCCAGCTCTCAGAAGAAAACTCCCCCACACAGAGAGACGGTG ATGCACGTGAGGGCGTATTTTAACTACGACCCGTCTGATGACCCGTACGTGCCGTGCAGGGAGCTGGGCCTGTCCTTCCGGAAGGGAGACATCCTCCACATTATCAGCCAGGACGACCCCAACTGGTGGCAGGCCTACCGGGAGGGAGATGAGAACAACCAGCCCCTAGCCGGGCTAGTACCAG GGAAGAGCTTCCAGCAGCAGAGAGAAGCTATGAAGAAAACCATTGTGGACAGGAATCCTGACAGCCCAG GGAAGCTTTGGTGTTCAAAGAAGAACAAAAAGCAGAGGAAGAAAACCATTTACAACCCCAGCAGCAACGTTG ACTACTCCGCCCATGACATCCTGACCTATGATGAGATGGCGCTCTACCACCAGCCGGCCAATCGCAAGCGACCTATCGCCCTGATTGGTCCGCCCAACAGCGGGCAGGACGAGCTGCGGCGGAGGCTGCTGTCAATCCAGCCGGACAGATTCGCCACCGCCGTGCCAC ATACAACGAGAAGCCCACGGATACATGAGAAGAATGGGAGGGAGTACCACTTTGTGAACCGGCTGGCGTTTGAGACGGACGACGCAGCAGGGAAGTTCATCGAGTCTGGGGAGTATGACAGGAACTTGTACGGCACCAGCAGTGACTCGGTTCGACAGGTCATCAACTCAGGCAGGATCTGTCTGCTGTGCCTGCACACTAAG GAGCGATTGCGCACCCTGCTGGCCAAGGATGGCAAAAACCCAAAG CCAGAGGAACTGAAGGAGCTGATGGAGAAGGCCTGGGAGATGGAGCAGGCCTATGGCCACCTGTTTGACACCGCCATCGTTAACAGCGAGCCAGAAACAGCCTTCCACGAGCTGCTGCGGCTCATTGACAAGTTGGACACGGAGCCCCAGTGGGTGCCCTCCTCCTGGTtgtgctag